The following is a genomic window from bacterium.
GGAGAACGCTTCGTTGATCTCGATCAGGTCCATGTCGTCGAGCCGCAGGCCCGCCTTCTTGAGCGCCAGGCGGCTGCTCTCGGCGGGGCCGATGCCCATGATCTTGGGCTCGCAGCCCACGGCTGCCCAGGAGACCAGGCGCCCGATGGGCTTGAGGCCGTGCTTGTCCGCCGCCTCCCTCGATGCGAGAACCATCGCCGCGGCTCCGTCGTTGATGCCACTGGCATTCCCGGCGGTGACCACGCCATTTTCCTTGAAGACCGGCTTCAGCCGCGCCAGGTTCTCGGCCGTGGCGTCCTCGCGGATGTGCTCGTCCCGATCAAAGGAGATCGTCTTCTTGCGCTGCTTCACCTCGACCGGAAAGCACTCCTCTGCCAGGCGGCCGCTGTCCCAGGCTGCCTTCGCCCGGCTCTGGCTCAGGGCGGCGAATTCATCGATCATCTCGCGGTGCAGATCGTATTTTTCCGCCAGATTTTCCGCCGTCACGCCCATGGTGACCTGGGCGCGCGTGTCCATCAGCGCGTTCTTGAGGTTGTCTTCCATCGGCGCCTCGAAGAGCGGGATCCCCCAGCGCGCCTTTCGGATGACGTGGGGGGTCAGGCTCATGTTTTCGGCACCAACGGCGAGAACGAAATCGGCGTCTCCCGTCATGATCTCCTTGGCGCCGCTGACAATCGCCTGAAAGCCGGAGGCGCACATCCGGTTGACGCAATATCCCGGTTTTTCCATCGGAACGCCGGCCGCAAGACCGACGTGGCGGCCGATCAGCGGACTGTCGGCGGACGACTGGATGACGTTTCCGACAATGGTGTGATCGATCATATCGGGGGTCACATTCGAGCGCTTCATCGCC
Proteins encoded in this region:
- a CDS encoding acetyl-CoA C-acyltransferase, with the protein product MSNEIVFLDGARTPFGTFCGTLRELTATELGAMAATEAMKRSNVTPDMIDHTIVGNVIQSSADSPLIGRHVGLAAGVPMEKPGYCVNRMCASGFQAIVSGAKEIMTGDADFVLAVGAENMSLTPHVIRKARWGIPLFEAPMEDNLKNALMDTRAQVTMGVTAENLAEKYDLHREMIDEFAALSQSRAKAAWDSGRLAEECFPVEVKQRKKTISFDRDEHIREDATAENLARLKPVFKENGVVTAGNASGINDGAAAMVLASREAADKHGLKPIGRLVSWAAVGCEPKIMGIGPAESSRLALKKAGLRLDDMDLIEINEAFSSQYLAVEKELGLDREKTNVNGGAIAIGHPVGASGARLTLT